A region from the Pseudomonas cucumis genome encodes:
- the pdxR gene encoding MocR-like pyridoxine biosynthesis transcription factor PdxR: MELHVVINGRKNLAGQLYRQLRDAIESGRLTAGTQLPPSRLLAEQLGISRKTISDTYAQLTYENFLTGVIGKGTYVNARAAKTVRKQSHSELASFDVIERWRSLPTFLRHPTLEGSLRYEFIGGATSKGQFPQDDWRRCTSHALRQMAGSKGFYSQPEGLPALRNAIARHIAFSRGVSCQDEDVVVCNGAQQALDLISRVLTQPGSLVAMEDPGYPPARLLFGSHGATVVGVPVDAQGIQVEHIPDGTRLIYVTPSHQFPLGMPMSQARREALLARAYELGAIIIEDDYDSEFRYEGRPTDSLKSLDERGIVAYVGTFSKTLLPELRLGYAILPPAILEAVIRAKQLTDLHTSTLPQWTLAKFIAEGCLLKHIRRCHTIYAGRRERILTRMAGDLSPWFEAVPTTAGFHMAVLCKVPVDIPLVIELAKKVEVGLYALDSFFYQQAPRAGLFLGFGAIETLDIDIALDRLRDILQQLG; this comes from the coding sequence ATGGAACTTCATGTTGTCATCAACGGCCGCAAGAACCTGGCCGGCCAGTTGTATCGGCAACTGCGCGACGCCATTGAATCCGGCCGCCTGACAGCCGGGACGCAGCTGCCGCCCAGCCGCTTGCTCGCCGAACAACTGGGGATTTCGCGCAAGACCATTTCCGACACATACGCGCAACTGACCTATGAGAACTTCCTCACCGGGGTGATCGGCAAAGGCACTTACGTCAATGCCCGGGCGGCGAAAACCGTCCGCAAGCAGAGCCATTCGGAGCTGGCGAGCTTTGATGTCATCGAACGCTGGCGCAGCCTGCCGACATTCTTGCGCCACCCGACGCTGGAAGGCTCGCTGCGTTACGAGTTCATCGGTGGCGCCACCAGCAAAGGCCAGTTTCCGCAGGACGATTGGCGCCGCTGCACCTCCCATGCCTTACGCCAGATGGCCGGTTCCAAAGGTTTCTATAGCCAGCCCGAAGGCCTGCCGGCGCTGCGCAATGCAATCGCACGGCACATCGCGTTTTCGCGCGGAGTCAGTTGTCAGGACGAAGACGTGGTGGTGTGCAATGGCGCGCAGCAGGCGCTGGACCTGATTTCCCGAGTGTTGACCCAACCGGGCAGCCTCGTCGCCATGGAAGACCCCGGCTACCCGCCAGCGCGTCTGTTGTTCGGGAGCCATGGCGCGACGGTGGTCGGCGTGCCGGTGGATGCGCAAGGCATTCAGGTCGAGCACATCCCCGATGGCACCCGGCTGATTTACGTCACCCCGTCCCACCAGTTCCCGCTGGGCATGCCCATGAGCCAGGCTCGCCGCGAAGCCCTGCTCGCAAGGGCTTATGAGCTGGGGGCGATCATCATCGAAGACGATTACGACAGCGAATTTCGCTATGAAGGCCGGCCCACCGACTCGCTGAAAAGCCTGGATGAGCGCGGCATCGTCGCCTACGTCGGTACTTTCTCGAAGACCTTGTTGCCAGAGTTGCGGCTGGGGTACGCGATTTTGCCGCCAGCAATCCTCGAAGCGGTGATCCGCGCCAAGCAGCTCACCGACTTGCACACCTCCACCCTGCCCCAATGGACGCTCGCCAAGTTCATCGCCGAAGGCTGTCTGCTCAAGCACATCCGGCGCTGCCATACGATTTACGCCGGGCGCCGTGAACGGATCCTGACGCGTATGGCGGGCGACCTTTCGCCGTGGTTTGAAGCGGTGCCGACCACGGCCGGGTTCCACATGGCGGTGCTGTGCAAGGTGCCGGTCGATATTCCATTGGTGATCGAATTGGCAAAAAAAGTCGAAGTGGGGCTCTATGCCCTGGACAGTTTTTTTTACCAGCAAGCGCCGCGGGCCGGGCTTTTCCTGGGGTTCGGCGCGATCGAAACCCTGGACATCGACATCGCCCTGGACCGGTTAAGGGACATTTTGCAGCAGCTCGGCTGA
- a CDS encoding cupin domain-containing protein yields MNALRFFAAPLAALTLSISAPAFAHDTAPPSEKVTILQDQMLKNAPGKKALMIEVDYEPGQSSIAHKHQGTAMAYVLSGEIVSQVKGEKAITYKAGEFWYEPAGSEHLVSKNASATQPAKLLVFMVLAPEEKVLIPLEN; encoded by the coding sequence ATGAATGCACTTCGTTTTTTTGCTGCTCCTCTCGCCGCCCTGACGCTGAGCATTTCAGCCCCGGCCTTCGCCCACGACACCGCCCCCCCTTCAGAAAAAGTCACCATCCTGCAGGACCAGATGCTGAAAAACGCACCCGGCAAAAAAGCCTTGATGATCGAAGTCGATTACGAGCCGGGCCAATCGTCCATCGCCCATAAACATCAGGGCACGGCCATGGCTTACGTGCTGTCGGGGGAGATCGTTTCTCAGGTCAAAGGTGAAAAAGCGATCACCTACAAGGCCGGCGAATTCTGGTACGAACCGGCGGGGTCGGAACATCTGGTCTCGAAAAACGCCAGCGCCACCCAACCCGCCAAGCTGCTGGTGTTCATGGTGTTGGCGCCGGAGGAGAAAGTGTTGATTCCTTTGGAAAACTGA
- a CDS encoding AAA family ATPase → MEHREALLALRTFLSTQILGQEKLIERLLIALLADGHMLVEGAPGLAKTKAIKELAEGIEAQFHRIQFTPDLLPADITGTEIYRPETGSFVFQQGPIFHNLVLADEINRAPAKVQSALLEAMGERQVSVGRSTYDLSPLFLVMATQNPIEQEGTYPLPEAQLDRFLMHVKIGFPDAAVERRILQQARGEALHGETKPERRVSQQAIFAARKEILGLYMADAVEEYLVQLVMATRIPAKFDPEMAEWIAYGASPRGSIALDRCARAHAWLAGRDFVSPEDIQAVLFDVLRHRIILSFEAEAAGIDQDRVVQRILDVVAVA, encoded by the coding sequence ATGGAACATCGTGAAGCGCTGCTCGCGCTGCGAACCTTTCTTTCAACGCAGATTCTCGGCCAGGAAAAACTCATCGAGCGCTTGCTCATCGCCTTGCTCGCCGACGGCCACATGCTGGTCGAGGGCGCCCCGGGGCTGGCCAAGACCAAGGCCATCAAAGAGCTCGCCGAAGGCATCGAAGCACAGTTCCATCGCATCCAGTTCACCCCCGACCTGCTGCCGGCCGACATCACCGGCACGGAAATCTATCGCCCGGAAACCGGCAGCTTCGTGTTCCAGCAAGGCCCGATTTTCCACAATCTGGTGCTGGCGGACGAAATCAACCGTGCCCCGGCCAAGGTTCAATCGGCGCTGCTCGAAGCCATGGGCGAACGCCAGGTCAGCGTCGGGCGCAGCACCTACGACCTGTCGCCGCTGTTTCTGGTCATGGCCACGCAAAACCCCATTGAGCAGGAAGGCACTTACCCGCTGCCCGAAGCCCAGCTCGACCGTTTCCTGATGCACGTGAAAATCGGCTTCCCCGACGCCGCCGTCGAACGCCGGATTCTGCAACAGGCCCGCGGTGAAGCGCTGCACGGCGAAACCAAACCCGAACGCCGGGTCAGCCAGCAGGCGATCTTCGCCGCGCGCAAGGAAATCCTCGGGTTGTACATGGCCGACGCCGTGGAGGAATACCTGGTGCAACTGGTCATGGCCACGCGCATCCCGGCCAAGTTCGACCCGGAAATGGCCGAATGGATCGCCTACGGCGCCAGCCCCCGGGGCTCCATTGCCCTGGACCGTTGCGCCCGGGCTCACGCCTGGCTCGCCGGTCGCGACTTTGTCAGCCCGGAAGACATTCAGGCGGTGCTGTTCGATGTGTTGCGCCACCGCATCATTCTTTCCTTTGAAGCCGAAGCCGCTGGCATCGACCAGGACCGGGTGGTCCAGCGGATTCTCGACGTCGTAGCCGTCGCTTGA
- a CDS encoding carboxymuconolactone decarboxylase family protein, translating into MNARLDYYSASPKAMKAMIAMEALTSDLSIEPALLNLIRIRASQLNGCAFCTDMHSVDARRFGESDRRLYAIVVWRDSNFFNPRERAALAWTEAVNLLSQSHVPDDVYAQAREQFSEGELVDLTMAVSTINSWNRLAVSFRQTPAG; encoded by the coding sequence ATGAACGCCCGTCTGGATTACTACAGCGCATCGCCCAAAGCGATGAAAGCCATGATCGCCATGGAGGCCTTGACCAGCGACCTGAGCATCGAGCCAGCCTTGCTGAACCTGATCAGAATCCGCGCTTCGCAGCTCAATGGCTGCGCCTTCTGCACCGACATGCACTCGGTGGACGCGCGCCGTTTCGGCGAGAGCGATCGGCGGCTGTATGCAATCGTTGTCTGGCGCGATAGCAACTTCTTCAACCCTCGGGAGCGGGCGGCCCTGGCCTGGACCGAAGCGGTAAACCTGCTCTCGCAAAGCCACGTGCCGGACGACGTTTACGCCCAGGCCCGGGAGCAATTCAGCGAAGGCGAACTGGTCGACCTGACTATGGCCGTTAGCACCATCAACAGCTGGAATCGCCTGGCGGTGAGCTTTCGGCAAACGCCGGCCGGTTAA
- a CDS encoding metal-dependent hydrolase, with protein sequence MDYLEQPVSDNSEEATLFKPFWNDTSIKTYLFDACSVLLPAGEQFVISVVESAALRLQQTSVLAECSRNFVAEERAHQRAHRRYNQQLENQGFEVKKFEHMIEKDLEALQSKLSLHAQLALAAAFEHVTAVMSAAALRKNGLLSVKESPQTRLWRWHCAEEVAHQHITTDLVRSLGIPYWQRIFFFLAASGLMAFDVIRHMHSFARLDIARGRVSSKEVRRAAGSLLLRDGANLALMAIRWAAYFLPLKKAKGSAR encoded by the coding sequence ATGGATTACCTCGAGCAGCCTGTATCCGACAATAGTGAAGAGGCCACCCTCTTCAAGCCATTCTGGAACGACACATCAATCAAGACTTACCTGTTCGATGCCTGTTCGGTATTGCTTCCGGCCGGTGAGCAATTCGTGATTTCGGTGGTGGAGTCAGCCGCTTTGCGGCTGCAACAGACTTCAGTTCTTGCCGAATGTTCGCGCAACTTCGTGGCCGAGGAACGTGCCCACCAACGAGCGCACCGGCGGTACAACCAGCAACTGGAAAACCAAGGTTTTGAAGTCAAGAAGTTCGAGCACATGATCGAAAAAGATCTCGAGGCTCTTCAGTCGAAATTGTCACTCCATGCGCAACTGGCATTGGCTGCCGCGTTCGAGCACGTGACGGCTGTCATGTCCGCTGCCGCCTTGCGTAAGAACGGTTTGCTCTCGGTCAAGGAGTCACCACAGACCCGCCTGTGGCGATGGCATTGCGCTGAAGAAGTGGCGCACCAGCACATCACCACGGACCTGGTGCGGTCGCTGGGCATACCCTATTGGCAGCGGATTTTCTTTTTCCTGGCAGCGTCGGGCCTCATGGCGTTCGATGTCATTCGCCACATGCACAGTTTTGCCCGCCTCGACATCGCCCGCGGCCGCGTCAGCTCGAAGGAAGTACGGCGTGCCGCGGGCAGCTTGCTGTTGCGCGATGGCGCCAATCTGGCGTTGATGGCAATCAGATGGGCCGCCTACTTTCTTCCGCTGAAAAAAGCCAAGGGGTCTGCTCGATAA
- a CDS encoding antibiotic biosynthesis monooxygenase family protein, producing the protein MSNEVITTVKVQAAAGRSDELGKQLQKIVDTLRELPGCDSYMVDRCPEDGTCWTVSARWQSEAAMQSHFNCPEVQGFIGLIDSRLANAVDFNSFPIV; encoded by the coding sequence ATGTCCAATGAAGTGATCACCACCGTAAAGGTGCAGGCCGCTGCCGGCCGCTCGGACGAACTGGGTAAGCAACTGCAAAAGATTGTCGACACCCTGCGCGAACTACCGGGCTGCGATTCCTATATGGTCGACCGCTGCCCCGAGGACGGCACCTGCTGGACGGTCAGCGCCCGCTGGCAATCGGAAGCGGCCATGCAATCGCATTTCAACTGCCCCGAAGTGCAAGGCTTTATCGGCCTGATCGACAGCCGACTGGCCAATGCCGTCGACTTCAACAGCTTTCCGATCGTTTAA
- a CDS encoding LysR family transcriptional regulator, which yields MSFMEPTGRQGVAEYRWPVEHSQFSNSRVAGVDPVLLQSFRVSARCGCFMQAARSLNIKSTQLRKQLAQLEAQLQCSLFSHSGNGFALSRDGLQLQAQLIALAHERGLPLFEQPLIRLAVAESILHDILGRDLVSLLRRNASVRLDIISLDSELSLRAISADVVVWLAGTDSPLPGPSFAISEPQRLARLDYLPHIAKRYSRVAARPDRLGDLADFMLVQWQHDRQVDAFGPWNSLVEQRLAGVVQLHSYELMLEMIRCSACIGLLPHYMSQFDRGLVALPGLFKQPMQRQVWMAVNADSRNEAEVQGIVELIHNTFNERREWFES from the coding sequence ATGTCATTCATGGAACCCACCGGGCGTCAGGGCGTGGCCGAGTACCGCTGGCCCGTAGAACATAGCCAATTCTCGAATTCACGAGTGGCCGGCGTCGATCCGGTGCTGTTGCAGTCTTTCAGGGTCAGCGCCCGTTGTGGCTGTTTCATGCAAGCGGCCCGCAGCCTCAACATCAAGTCCACTCAGTTGCGTAAACAATTGGCGCAACTTGAAGCACAACTGCAGTGTTCGTTGTTCAGCCATTCGGGCAATGGCTTTGCCCTCAGTCGTGACGGCTTGCAGCTTCAGGCGCAGTTGATTGCCCTGGCCCATGAACGCGGCTTGCCGCTTTTCGAACAGCCCTTGATTCGCCTGGCCGTGGCCGAATCAATCCTGCACGACATCCTCGGTCGCGACCTGGTCTCGCTGCTGCGGCGCAACGCCAGCGTCCGCCTGGACATCATCTCCCTGGACAGCGAACTGTCTCTGCGAGCCATCAGCGCTGATGTGGTGGTGTGGCTGGCCGGTACTGATTCGCCGTTGCCAGGTCCCAGTTTTGCCATCAGCGAACCCCAGCGTCTGGCACGGCTGGACTATCTGCCGCACATCGCCAAACGCTATTCGCGGGTCGCGGCCCGGCCGGACAGACTGGGTGACCTGGCTGATTTCATGCTGGTGCAATGGCAGCACGACCGTCAGGTCGACGCCTTCGGGCCGTGGAACAGTCTGGTGGAGCAGCGTCTGGCGGGGGTGGTGCAGTTGCATTCCTATGAGCTGATGCTGGAGATGATCCGTTGCAGCGCCTGCATCGGTTTGCTGCCGCACTACATGAGCCAGTTCGACCGGGGGCTGGTGGCATTGCCCGGGCTTTTCAAGCAGCCGATGCAGCGCCAGGTGTGGATGGCGGTCAATGCCGACTCCCGGAACGAGGCCGAGGTGCAGGGGATCGTCGAACTGATCCACAACACCTTCAACGAGCGGCGGGAGTGGTTCGAGAGTTGA
- a CDS encoding NAD-glutamate dehydrogenase produces the protein MAFFTAASKADFQHQLQAALAQHISEQALPQVALFAEQFFGIISLDELTQRRLSDLAGCTLSAWRLLERFDHAHPQVRVYNPDYERHGWQSTHTAVEVLHHDLPFLVDSVRTELNRRGYSIHTLQTTVLSVRRGSKGELLEILPKGTQGEGILQESLMYLEIDRCANTAELNVLTKELEQVLGEVRVAVADFEPMKAKVQELIEGIDNSQFIINADEKSEIKSFLEWLVGNHFTFLGYEEFVVGEDQNGGHIEYDQNSFLGLTKLLRAGLTIDDLRIEDYAVNYLREPTPLSFAKAAHPSRVHRPAYPDYVSIRQIDADGKVVKECRFMGLYTSSVYGESVRVIPYIRRKVEIIEQRSGFQAKAHLGKELAQVLEVLPRDDLFQTPVDELFTTVMSIVQIQERNKIRVFLRKDPYGRFCYCLAYVPRDIYSTEVRQKIQQVLMDRLKASDCEFWTFFSESVLARVQLILRVDPKNRLDIDPVLLEKEVVQACRSWQDDYASLVVESFGEAQGTNVLADFPKGFPAGYRERFAAHSAVVDMQHLLSLSEKNPLVMSFYQPLAQVSGQRMLHCKLYHADTPLALSDVLPILENLGLRVLGEFPYRLRHNSGREFWIHDFAFTAAEGLELDIQQLNDTLQDAFVHIVRGDAENDAFNRLVLTAGLPWRDVALLRAYARYMKQIRLGFDLGYIASTLNNHTDIARELTRLFKTRFYLARKLTSDDLEDKQQRLEHAILTALDDVQVLNEDRILRRYLDLIKATLRTNFYQTDAHGQNKSYFSFKFNPHQIPELPKPVPKFEIFVYSPRVEGVHLRFGNVARGGLRWSDREEDFRTEVLGLVKAQQVKNSVIVPVGAKGGFLPRRLPLGGSRDEIAAEGIACYRIFISGLLDITDNLKDGALVPPANVVRHDDDDPYLVVAADKGTATFSDIANGIAIDYGFWLGDAFASGGSAGYDHKKMGITAKGAWVGVQRHFRERGINVQEDSITVVGVGDMAGDVFGNGLLMSDKLQLVAAFNHLHIFIDPNPEPANSFAERQRLFDLPRSAWSDYDTSIMSEGGGIFSRSAKSIAISPQMKERFDIQADKLTPTELLNALLKAPVDLLWNGGIGTYVKASTESHADVGDKANDALRVNGNELRCKVVGEGGNLGMTQLGRVEFGLNGGGSNTDFIDNAGGVDCSDHEVNIKILLNEVVHAGDMTDKQRNQLLASMTDEVGNLVLGNNYKQTQALSLAARRALPRIAEYKRLMNDLEGRGKLDRAIEFLPAEEAINERVAAGHGLTRAELSVLISYSKIDLKEALLNSLVPDDDYLTRDMETAFPPTLVSKFSDAMRRHRLKREIVSTQIANDLVNHMGITFVQRLKESTGMSPANVAGAYVIVRDIFHLPHWFRQIEALDYQVSADVQLELMDELMRLGRRATRWFLRARRNEQNAARDVAHFGPHLKELGLKLDELLSGEIRETWQARYQAYVAAGVPELLARMVAGTTHLYTLLPIIEASDVTGQDPADVAKAYFAVGSALDITWYLQQISALPVENNWQALAREAFRDDVDWQQRAITISVLQQGDGTLDVETRLALWMEEHEGMIERWRAMLVEIRAASGTDYAMYAVANRELLDVALSGQAVVPATANTTVSAELEPAA, from the coding sequence ATGGCGTTCTTCACCGCAGCCAGCAAAGCCGACTTCCAGCACCAACTGCAAGCGGCACTGGCGCAGCACATCAGTGAACAGGCACTGCCACAAGTGGCGCTGTTCGCTGAACAATTCTTCGGCATCATTTCCCTGGACGAACTGACCCAGCGTCGGTTGTCCGACCTCGCCGGCTGCACCCTTTCTGCGTGGCGCCTGCTTGAGCGCTTCGATCACGCGCATCCGCAAGTGCGCGTCTACAACCCCGATTACGAACGCCACGGCTGGCAGTCGACCCACACCGCGGTCGAAGTGCTGCACCACGACCTGCCGTTTCTGGTGGACTCGGTGCGCACTGAGCTGAACCGTCGCGGCTACAGCATTCATACCCTGCAAACCACTGTGCTGAGCGTGCGTCGCGGCAGCAAGGGCGAGCTGCTGGAAATCCTGCCGAAGGGCACTCAGGGCGAAGGCATTCTGCAAGAATCGCTGATGTACCTGGAAATCGACCGTTGCGCCAACACGGCCGAACTGAATGTCCTGACCAAAGAGCTGGAGCAGGTTCTCGGTGAAGTCCGCGTCGCGGTCGCCGATTTCGAGCCGATGAAAGCCAAGGTCCAGGAGCTGATCGAAGGCATCGACAACAGCCAGTTCATCATCAACGCCGACGAAAAGTCCGAAATCAAGAGCTTCCTGGAATGGCTAGTGGGCAACCACTTCACCTTCCTGGGCTACGAAGAATTCGTGGTGGGCGAAGATCAGAACGGCGGTCACATCGAATATGACCAGAACTCGTTCCTCGGCCTGACCAAACTGCTGCGTGCCGGCCTGACCATCGATGATCTGCGCATCGAAGACTACGCCGTGAACTACCTGCGCGAGCCGACGCCGCTGTCGTTCGCCAAGGCTGCACACCCAAGCCGCGTCCACCGTCCGGCTTACCCGGATTACGTGTCGATCCGTCAGATCGATGCTGATGGCAAAGTTGTTAAGGAATGCCGCTTCATGGGCCTGTACACCTCCTCGGTGTATGGCGAAAGCGTGCGGGTCATTCCTTACATCCGTCGCAAGGTCGAGATCATCGAACAGCGTTCGGGCTTCCAGGCCAAGGCTCACTTGGGCAAGGAACTGGCCCAGGTGCTTGAAGTGTTGCCGCGCGACGACTTGTTCCAGACCCCGGTGGACGAGCTGTTCACCACCGTGATGTCGATCGTGCAGATCCAGGAACGCAACAAGATCCGCGTGTTCCTGCGCAAAGACCCGTACGGCCGCTTCTGCTACTGCCTGGCGTACGTGCCACGTGACATCTACTCCACCGAAGTGCGCCAGAAGATCCAGCAAGTGCTGATGGATCGCCTGAAAGCGTCCGACTGCGAGTTCTGGACCTTCTTCTCCGAGTCCGTGCTGGCCCGTGTGCAACTGATTCTGCGGGTCGATCCGAAGAACCGTCTGGACATCGACCCGGTTCTGCTGGAAAAAGAAGTGGTGCAGGCCTGCCGCAGCTGGCAGGACGACTACGCGAGCCTGGTGGTCGAGAGCTTCGGCGAAGCCCAGGGCACCAACGTGCTGGCCGACTTCCCGAAAGGCTTTCCGGCCGGTTACCGCGAGCGTTTCGCCGCCCACTCGGCGGTGGTCGACATGCAGCACCTGCTGAGCCTGAGCGAAAAAAATCCGCTGGTCATGAGCTTCTATCAGCCGCTGGCCCAGGTTTCCGGTCAGCGCATGCTGCACTGCAAGCTGTATCACGCCGACACCCCGCTGGCGTTGTCCGACGTCTTGCCGATCCTGGAAAACCTCGGCCTGCGCGTACTGGGTGAATTCCCGTATCGCCTGCGCCACAACAGCGGCCGCGAGTTCTGGATCCACGACTTTGCGTTCACCGCCGCCGAAGGCCTGGAACTCGACATCCAGCAACTCAACGACACCTTGCAGGACGCCTTCGTCCACATTGTGCGTGGCGATGCCGAGAACGATGCATTCAACCGCCTGGTGCTGACCGCCGGCCTGCCATGGCGCGATGTGGCGCTGCTGCGTGCCTACGCGCGTTACATGAAGCAGATCCGTCTGGGCTTCGACCTGGGTTACATCGCCAGCACCCTGAACAACCACACCGACATCGCTCGCGAGTTGACCCGGTTGTTCAAGACCCGTTTCTACCTGGCGCGCAAGCTGACCAGCGATGATCTGGAAGACAAGCAGCAACGCCTGGAACACGCAATTCTGACGGCACTGGACGATGTTCAGGTGCTGAACGAAGACCGCATCCTGCGTCGTTACCTGGACCTGATCAAAGCGACCCTGCGGACCAACTTCTACCAGACCGACGCCCACGGTCAGAACAAGTCCTACTTCAGCTTCAAGTTCAACCCGCACCAGATTCCAGAGCTGCCGAAGCCGGTGCCGAAGTTCGAAATCTTCGTTTACTCGCCACGCGTTGAAGGCGTGCACCTGCGCTTCGGCAACGTGGCGCGCGGTGGTCTGCGCTGGTCCGACCGTGAAGAAGACTTCCGTACCGAAGTCCTGGGCCTGGTAAAAGCCCAGCAAGTGAAGAACTCGGTCATCGTGCCGGTGGGTGCGAAGGGCGGCTTCCTGCCGCGTCGCCTGCCACTGGGCGGCAGCCGTGACGAGATCGCGGCCGAGGGCATCGCCTGCTACCGCATCTTCATCTCGGGCCTGTTGGACATCACCGACAACCTGAAAGACGGCGCGCTGGTACCGCCGGCCAACGTCGTGCGTCATGACGACGATGACCCGTACCTGGTAGTGGCGGCGGACAAGGGCACTGCGACCTTCTCCGACATCGCCAACGGCATTGCCATCGACTACGGCTTCTGGCTCGGCGACGCCTTTGCGTCCGGCGGCTCGGCCGGCTACGACCACAAGAAAATGGGCATTACCGCCAAGGGCGCGTGGGTCGGCGTACAACGCCACTTCCGCGAGCGCGGCATCAATGTTCAGGAAGACAGCATCACTGTGGTGGGCGTCGGCGACATGGCCGGTGACGTGTTCGGTAACGGCTTGTTGATGTCCGACAAGCTGCAACTGGTCGCTGCGTTCAACCACTTGCACATCTTCATCGACCCGAACCCGGAGCCTGCCAACAGCTTCGCCGAGCGTCAGCGTCTGTTCGACTTGCCGCGTTCGGCCTGGTCGGACTACGACACCAGCATCATGTCCGAAGGCGGCGGGATCTTCTCGCGCAGCGCAAAAAGCATCGCGATTTCCCCGCAGATGAAAGAGCGCTTCGACATTCAGGCTGACAAACTGACCCCGACCGAACTGCTCAATGCCTTGCTCAAGGCACCGGTAGACCTGTTGTGGAACGGCGGTATCGGTACCTACGTGAAAGCCAGCACCGAAAGCCACGCCGATGTCGGCGACAAGGCCAACGATGCACTTCGCGTGAACGGCAACGAACTGCGCTGCAAAGTCGTGGGCGAGGGCGGTAACCTCGGTATGACTCAGTTGGGTCGTGTCGAATTCGGCCTCAATGGCGGTGGTTCCAACACCGACTTCATCGACAACGCCGGTGGTGTGGACTGCTCCGACCACGAAGTGAACATCAAGATCCTGCTGAACGAAGTGGTACACGCCGGTGACATGACCGACAAGCAACGTAACCAGTTGCTGGCGAGCATGACTGACGAAGTCGGTAACCTGGTGCTTGGCAACAACTACAAGCAGACTCAGGCCCTGTCCCTGGCGGCCCGTCGTGCCTTGCCGCGGATTGCTGAATACAAGCGTCTGATGAACGACCTGGAAGGCCGCGGCAAATTGGACCGCGCCATCGAGTTCCTGCCAGCTGAAGAGGCGATCAACGAGCGCGTCGCGGCGGGCCATGGCCTGACCCGTGCCGAGCTGTCGGTGCTGATCTCCTACAGCAAGATCGACCTCAAGGAAGCGCTGCTCAACTCCCTGGTGCCGGACGACGACTACCTGACCCGCGACATGGAAACCGCTTTCCCGCCGACGCTGGTGAGCAAGTTCTCCGATGCCATGCGCCGTCACCGTCTGAAGCGCGAAATCGTCAGCACCCAGATCGCCAACGATCTGGTGAACCACATGGGCATCACCTTCGTTCAACGACTCAAAGAGTCGACCGGCATGAGCCCGGCGAACGTGGCCGGTGCCTACGTGATCGTGCGTGACATTTTCCACCTCCCGCACTGGTTCCGTCAGATCGAAGCCCTGGACTACCAGGTTTCGGCCGACGTACAACTGGAGCTGATGGACGAGCTGATGCGTCTGGGCCGTCGCGCTACGCGCTGGTTCCTGCGTGCCCGCCGCAACGAGCAGAATGCTGCCCGTGACGTCGCGCATTTCGGTCCGCACCTGAAGGAGTTGGGCCTCAAGCTCGACGAACTGCTCAGTGGCGAGATTCGCGAAACCTGGCAGGCCCGTTATCAGGCGTACGTCGCAGCCGGTGTGCCGGAGTTGCTGGCGCGCATGGTGGCTGGCACTACGCACCTATACACCTTGCTGCCGATCATCGAAGCCTCTGACGTGACCGGCCAGGATCCGGCGGACGTGGCCAAGGCCTACTTCGCCGTGGGCAGCGCGCTGGACATCACCTGGTACCTGCAACAGATCAGTGCCCTGCCGGTTGAAAACAACTGGCAGGCCCTGGCCCGTGAAGCGTTCCGTGATGACGTCGACTGGCAACAACGTGCGATCACCATCTCGGTCCTGCAGCAGGGCGACGGCACCCTGGACGTGGAAACACGCCTGGCGCTGTGGATGGAAGAACACGAAGGCATGATCGAACGCTGGCGCGCCATGCTGGTGGAAATCCGTGCCGCCAGCGGCACTGACTACGCCATGTATGCGGTGGCTAACCGTGAATTGCTGGATGTGGCGTTGAGTGGTCAGGCGGTGGTGCCTGCCACTGCCAATACGACTGTCAGCGCCGAGCTGGAGCCGGCTGCCTGA